The DNA segment TAGAAGTAGTAGCACGGCTAATACCTTCTGACGTAGGTACACAATCGTACCCTTTGTAAACGGCAATCCAAGTCACTACAAACGCAAATGTAATTGATTTAATGATGCCGTTGAGTACATCATCACTCCAATCCACCTCAGCCTGCATAACCGACCAGTAAGTACCTGAATCAACGCCTAACCAATCAACACCAACTAGGTGACCGCCTAAAATACCTACCGTTGAAAATATTGCAGCTAGAAGTGGCATGCTGATCATACCTGCCCAAAACCTCGGTGCGATAACACGACGTAATGGATCTACCGCCATCATTTCTAAACTACTTAACTGTTCTGTCGCTTTCATAAGGCCAATTTCAGCCGTTAATGCTGAGCCTGCACGGCCAGCAAAAAGTAAAGCCGTAACAACAGGGCCAAGCTCTCGTAATATCGATAAAGCGACCATTGGCCCTAAGCTAGCCTCGGCACCATAACCTATAAGTATAGTGTACCCTTGTAAAGCTATCACCATACCAATGAAAGTACCTGATACAATGATGATCAATAATGATAAAACACCCACTGAATACAGTTGATGTGCGAGTAACGGCCAGCCCTTTTTCGGGTTTGGTACTTGTATAATCGCCGAAAGTAACATCATCATGGCTTTACCCAAGCCAATAATAATATTTATAACGGTATGACCTAATGCTTGAATTCTATCCAACACTAAGACTGTTCTCCTAATAACTGGCTTTTATAAGATTTGGCCGGAAAATGAAATGGCACAGGACCATCGGCTTCGCCCTTAATAAACTGTTGTACTAACTCTGATTGTTGCTCAAGAATTTGCTCCGGCGTACCTTCACCAATAACTTTTTGTTCAGCAACGATATAAATATAATCAGCAATACTCATCACTTCAGGAACATCATGTGACACAACGACGGAGGTTAAACCTAAGGCATCGTTCAAATCTTTAATTAATCGTACAACAACGCCCATAGAAATAGGGTCTTGGCCAGCAAATGGCTCATCGTATAATATTAATTCAGGATCTAGTGCGATAGCGCGTGCTAATGCTGCCCTACGTGCCATACCACCAGATAATTCACTAGGCTGTAAGTGCATGGCGCCACGCAAGCCTACGGCTTCTAATTTCATCATCACCATTTTTTCAATGATGTTTTCAGGTAATTTACTGTGCTCACGAATAGGAAATGCAATATTTTCATAAACTGACATATCAGTAAATAACGCGCCCGATTGAAACAGCATGCTCATTTTTTTGCGAGCTTCGTATAATTTAGAACGAGAAAGTTTAGGAATATCTTGCCCATCAAACAGGATTTGGCCATTACTTGGTTTAAGTTGACCACCAATAAGTCTAAGCA comes from the Thalassotalea nanhaiensis genome and includes:
- the mlaE gene encoding lipid asymmetry maintenance ABC transporter permease subunit MlaE encodes the protein MLDRIQALGHTVINIIIGLGKAMMMLLSAIIQVPNPKKGWPLLAHQLYSVGVLSLLIIIVSGTFIGMVIALQGYTILIGYGAEASLGPMVALSILRELGPVVTALLFAGRAGSALTAEIGLMKATEQLSSLEMMAVDPLRRVIAPRFWAGMISMPLLAAIFSTVGILGGHLVGVDWLGVDSGTYWSVMQAEVDWSDDVLNGIIKSITFAFVVTWIAVYKGYDCVPTSEGISRATTSTVVQSSLIVLGLDFILTALMFAN
- the mlaF gene encoding phospholipid ABC transporter ATP-binding protein MlaF encodes the protein MSENLVEIKNLSFHREERCIYDDISLVIPKGKVIAIMGPSGIGKTTLLRLIGGQLKPSNGQILFDGQDIPKLSRSKLYEARKKMSMLFQSGALFTDMSVYENIAFPIREHSKLPENIIEKMVMMKLEAVGLRGAMHLQPSELSGGMARRAALARAIALDPELILYDEPFAGQDPISMGVVVRLIKDLNDALGLTSVVVSHDVPEVMSIADYIYIVAEQKVIGEGTPEQILEQQSELVQQFIKGEADGPVPFHFPAKSYKSQLLGEQS